One genomic segment of Arachis duranensis cultivar V14167 chromosome 4, aradu.V14167.gnm2.J7QH, whole genome shotgun sequence includes these proteins:
- the LOC127746472 gene encoding F-box/LRR-repeat protein At3g48880-like, which yields MKECVEFKNTDARNINDVLYYELLVNIFMAFNVVELATVSRVCKTWREVRSDPKLWHKLDLSVLCYKPFNVPRMLGSWRDSSERLTKILRGILTQSEVEHIRCFVFNYYTYLKDEHLLLVAERTPNLKMLVLPAICNFSKEAIEHAISLWVGLESITITRMINHKDIFLAIGKYCKGITSLKFTTGFKMDHARALIEHTPNLKFLNLQSIIVSFRALCCVLENLKHLEILNLCHSLIIDKPDTSNQVVLYTFCQLQHHQWPLLHRLRKILTCQSNNGCAICKNRMAGHNYLIKKALHEAFE from the exons ATGAAGGAGTGTGTGGAATTCAAGAATACCGATGCTAGAAACATCAATGATGTTCTATACTATGAGCTGTTGGTGAATATTTTTATGGCCTTTAATGTTGTAGAGCTTGCAACAGTATCAAGAGTGTGTAAAACTTGGCGTGAAGTTCGTAGTGACCCTAAACTTTGGCATAAGCTTGACCTTAGTGTACTCTGCTATAAGCCATTTAACGTACCCAGGATGCTAGGATCTTGGAGAGATTCAAGTGAAAGACTGACTAAAATTTTGAGAGGAATCTTAACTCAGAGCGAAGTAGAACACATTCGTTGTTTTGTGTTCAATTATTATACTTACTTAAAGGATGAACATTTGCTCCTTGTTGCTGAAAG GACTCCAAATCTAAAAATGTTAGTTCTACCTGCCATATGTAATTTTTCAAAAGAAGCAATTGAACATGCAATTAGTTTATGGGTAGGGCTTGAATCCATCACAATTACCCGCATGATCAATCATAAGGAtatttttcttgcaattggCAAATACTGCAAAGGAATCACCAGTCTGAAATTCACTACTGGCTTCAAAATGGATCATGCTAGAGCCTTGATCGAACACACCCCAAATCTCAAGTTCTTGAACCTTCAATCCATAATAGTAAGCTTTAGAGCATTGTGCTGTGTGCTTGAGAACTTGAAGCATTTGGAGATTTTGAACCTCTGCCATAGTCTCATTATAGACAAGCCTGACACATCAAACCAGGTTGTTTTGTACACTTTTTGCCAATTGCAACATCATCAATGGCCGCTCCTCCACCGTTTGAGAAAGATTCTGACTTGTCAAAGTAATAACGGCTGTGCCATATGCAAGAATAGGATGGCGGGTCATAACTATCTGATCAAGAAGGCATTACATGAAGCCTTTGAATAA